One region of Catenuloplanes indicus genomic DNA includes:
- a CDS encoding response regulator → MAAVAEDLTPPVRVLIVDDDALVRTGLSMILGAAPEITVVGEAADGAEVAAAIEAYRPDVVLMDIRMPRVDGLAATEAVRTRPDAPEVIVLTTFDLDEYVLRALRAGASGFLLKDTPPTEIIHAVRRVASGEATLSPTVTRQLIAHVAAPAPAPARNRPLALLGTLSEREREVAIAVGQGKSNAEIAGELFMSVATVKAHVSRLLTKLGLNNRVQIAILVHDAGLV, encoded by the coding sequence ATGGCTGCCGTGGCCGAAGACCTGACCCCGCCGGTACGCGTGCTGATCGTCGACGACGACGCGCTGGTCCGGACCGGGCTCTCGATGATCCTCGGCGCCGCGCCGGAGATCACCGTGGTCGGCGAGGCCGCGGACGGCGCGGAGGTGGCCGCCGCGATCGAGGCGTACCGCCCGGACGTGGTGCTGATGGACATCCGGATGCCGCGGGTGGACGGCCTGGCCGCGACGGAGGCGGTCCGCACCCGCCCGGACGCGCCCGAGGTGATCGTGCTGACCACGTTCGACCTGGACGAGTACGTGCTGCGTGCGCTGCGCGCCGGCGCCAGTGGTTTCCTGCTCAAGGACACGCCGCCCACCGAGATCATCCACGCGGTCCGCCGCGTCGCGTCCGGCGAGGCCACGCTCTCCCCGACCGTCACCCGCCAGCTGATCGCGCACGTCGCCGCGCCCGCACCCGCACCGGCCCGCAACCGGCCGCTGGCACTGCTCGGCACGCTCAGCGAGCGGGAACGCGAGGTCGCGATCGCGGTCGGTCAGGGCAAGTCCAACGCGGAGATCGCCGGCGAATTGTTCATGAGCGTCGCCACGGTCAAGGCACACGTCTCCCGCCTGCTGACCAAGCTCGGCCTGAACAACCGCGTCCAGATCGCCATCCTGGTCCACGACGCGGGCCTGGTTTGA